A window from Pyrococcus yayanosii CH1 encodes these proteins:
- the arcS gene encoding archaeosine synthase subunit alpha, which produces MEIIKHDGPGRLGVIRFEKRAVQTPALAGVDFTLSPFNSFFYPKNYSEYDFNLAPSIPLSYYTPREIIEKALPRLESINYSGFNAFYLPALKRIEYLDRLLSIVESYDFEAIYLGNSKVLVRDYRIFVETVRRIRERFPNLVIIADLEPFFYPLAVYLGVDAFDTRSLKVYTFEGKGFTQFSPLLWDEPQDPIEYAKNVIRLVRMAIDEGKLRYLVENFLPTPANAGILRIADREHADYLERYTPVHLNTVLFVSDHSMTRPEVFRWHARVRERFEPPENVELVLILPCSAKKPYSQSRSHILFRKVMREVLGDGVHRVHELIVTSPYGLVPREWEWLARYDIVVTGHWSEEEVKWAAELIAKTLEKYGDVPIVAHVEGGYRRAVELAAELSGREIIFTEIRGSATSSRSLESLKETLEEFGPKEGTKEDRRYRFYENVRKVFDFYFGLGAGRAVLPDGAQIIGSKMLRLIIGNKQTGTYKDGVISVTPFGMACIYGALKAYWVEIDFQLRGDVFAVGVERADERIRPGDWVGVVRDGEVVAVGRAVLSGPEMVKAKRGIAVKVKKRA; this is translated from the coding sequence ATGGAAATCATCAAGCACGACGGTCCCGGCAGGTTAGGAGTTATAAGGTTCGAGAAGCGGGCTGTCCAGACTCCCGCTCTCGCCGGCGTCGACTTCACGCTCTCCCCATTCAACTCCTTTTTCTATCCAAAGAATTACTCGGAGTACGACTTCAACCTCGCCCCTTCCATTCCCCTTAGCTACTACACGCCCCGCGAAATTATAGAAAAGGCCCTTCCCCGTCTCGAGTCCATCAATTATTCCGGCTTCAACGCCTTCTACCTTCCCGCCCTCAAGAGAATTGAATACCTCGATCGCCTCCTATCCATCGTCGAGTCCTACGATTTTGAGGCAATCTACCTCGGCAACTCTAAGGTGCTTGTGAGGGATTACAGAATCTTTGTGGAGACCGTGAGGAGGATTAGGGAGAGGTTTCCCAACCTTGTGATAATAGCCGATTTGGAGCCCTTCTTCTATCCACTGGCCGTTTACCTCGGTGTGGATGCTTTCGACACGAGATCTCTCAAGGTTTACACCTTTGAAGGTAAGGGCTTCACACAGTTCTCACCCCTACTATGGGACGAGCCCCAGGATCCCATCGAGTACGCCAAGAACGTTATCCGGCTCGTTCGTATGGCAATAGATGAGGGGAAGCTGAGGTACCTCGTCGAGAACTTCCTGCCGACGCCCGCGAACGCCGGGATCCTTAGGATCGCGGATAGGGAGCATGCCGACTACCTTGAAAGGTACACGCCCGTTCACCTGAACACCGTCCTATTCGTGAGTGATCACTCCATGACAAGGCCTGAGGTCTTCAGGTGGCACGCCCGGGTCAGGGAGAGGTTTGAGCCGCCTGAGAACGTTGAGCTCGTTTTAATACTACCATGCTCGGCAAAGAAGCCCTACTCTCAATCTCGCTCCCACATCCTCTTTAGGAAGGTCATGAGAGAGGTCCTCGGCGACGGCGTCCACAGGGTCCACGAGCTCATAGTGACATCTCCCTATGGCCTCGTCCCAAGGGAGTGGGAGTGGCTCGCCCGCTACGACATCGTGGTCACGGGGCACTGGAGCGAGGAGGAGGTGAAGTGGGCGGCCGAGCTTATTGCCAAAACGCTCGAAAAATACGGGGACGTTCCAATCGTGGCTCATGTGGAGGGGGGTTACAGGAGGGCCGTCGAGCTGGCGGCCGAGCTGAGCGGCAGGGAGATTATATTCACGGAGATTAGGGGTTCCGCGACATCCTCCCGGTCCCTAGAGAGCTTGAAGGAGACCCTCGAAGAGTTTGGTCCCAAGGAAGGAACGAAGGAGGACAGGCGCTACAGGTTCTACGAGAACGTCAGGAAGGTCTTCGACTTCTACTTTGGCCTCGGAGCCGGAAGGGCAGTTCTCCCTGATGGCGCTCAAATAATAGGCTCCAAGATGCTCCGTCTAATCATTGGGAACAAGCAGACGGGTACCTACAAGGATGGCGTCATAAGTGTGACTCCCTTTGGCATGGCTTGCATCTATGGGGCCCTTAAGGCTTACTGGGTGGAGATAGACTTCCAGCTGAGGGGAGACGTCTTCGCGGTAGGCGTCGAGAGGGCGGACGAGCGTATAAGACCGGGTGACTGGGTGGGCGTGGTTCGGGATGGAGAGGTTGTGGCCGTCGGCCGGGCCGTGTTGAGCGGTCCTGAGATGGTGAAGGCCAAGAGAGGGATAGCCGTAAAGGTGAAAAAGAGGGCCTAA
- a CDS encoding coiled-coil protein: MQVKVDPEEIRRIKQELEALEKEKREIEMKLEELQKELNTWVQKRDEKNNEVRQLREKAREYRAKRDEINEKIKALKKNREEINAKLDLLYQEALEYRTKRDEYRQLRRLRIPKEKIEERIEKLEWELQTNPNITPEREKQIVDQIQVLATELEILQQIERFNNKLQEVRKKIDQLKKARRAINLEIQKLANQSQQFHEQMIKTYQRADEVKKEADEYHQKVVELREKIREVRRQLREIERKILEYDQRHKELIAYKLVARMRARRDANFEKAVQALEKFKRGEKLTLDEILLLQRYNLV; the protein is encoded by the coding sequence ATGCAAGTGAAAGTTGACCCAGAGGAGATTAGGAGAATCAAGCAGGAGCTCGAGGCCCTGGAGAAGGAGAAGAGAGAGATTGAGATGAAGCTTGAGGAGCTCCAGAAGGAGCTTAACACTTGGGTTCAGAAGAGGGATGAGAAGAACAACGAAGTGAGGCAGCTGAGAGAGAAGGCCAGGGAATACAGGGCGAAGAGGGATGAGATAAACGAGAAGATAAAGGCTCTCAAGAAAAACAGGGAGGAGATAAACGCGAAGCTTGACCTCCTTTACCAGGAGGCCCTGGAGTACAGGACGAAGAGAGATGAGTACAGGCAGCTTAGGAGGCTGAGAATACCAAAGGAGAAGATAGAGGAGAGAATAGAGAAGCTGGAGTGGGAACTTCAGACGAATCCCAACATAACGCCCGAGAGGGAGAAGCAGATAGTTGATCAGATACAGGTGCTGGCGACTGAGCTAGAAATTCTCCAGCAGATTGAGAGATTCAACAACAAGCTTCAGGAGGTCAGGAAGAAGATAGACCAGCTGAAGAAGGCTAGGAGGGCTATAAACCTTGAGATACAGAAGCTGGCTAATCAGAGCCAGCAGTTCCATGAGCAGATGATTAAGACATACCAGAGGGCTGACGAGGTCAAGAAAGAGGCTGACGAGTACCATCAGAAGGTTGTGGAGCTCAGGGAGAAGATAAGGGAGGTAAGGAGGCAGCTTCGCGAGATAGAGAGGAAGATACTTGAGTATGACCAGAGGCACAAGGAGCTCATAGCCTACAAGCTCGTCGCGAGGATGAGGGCCAGGAGAGATGCGAACTTCGAGAAGGCTGTTCAGGCTCTCGAGAAGTTCAAGCGTGGCGAGAAGCTCACACTTGACGAGATACTGCTACTGCAGAGGTATAATTTGGTGTGA
- a CDS encoding energy-coupling factor ABC transporter ATP-binding protein: MIEVQDVWFGYEGRDVLKGVSFKFDGGVMAIVGPNGSGKTTLVKHLNGLLKPRKGKVIVDGLDTREHTVAELSRIVGYVFQNPETMFFEESVYREVAFGPKNLGLDDDEVERNVQWALEMVGLSGYEDRSPFSLSGGEKQRLAIACILAMRPKYLVLDEPTTGLDGRAVRGLVKVIKGLVEEGHGVILVTHDMELVLELADRVMLLREGRVTFDGPVDEFFSLDLESLGLEKPELLKIAEEAGIGFVRTVDDVARLIT; encoded by the coding sequence ATGATAGAGGTCCAAGACGTCTGGTTTGGCTACGAGGGAAGGGATGTCCTAAAGGGCGTGAGCTTCAAGTTTGATGGAGGAGTTATGGCGATAGTTGGCCCAAATGGAAGCGGGAAGACAACACTCGTGAAGCACCTAAACGGCCTTCTGAAGCCGAGGAAGGGGAAGGTAATCGTGGATGGCCTCGACACGAGGGAGCACACCGTCGCCGAGCTTAGCAGGATCGTCGGCTACGTCTTTCAGAACCCGGAGACGATGTTCTTTGAGGAAAGCGTTTACAGAGAGGTAGCCTTTGGACCAAAGAACCTTGGGCTCGATGATGATGAAGTTGAGAGAAACGTTCAATGGGCACTCGAAATGGTGGGGTTGTCTGGCTACGAGGACAGAAGCCCCTTTTCCCTGAGCGGTGGGGAAAAGCAGAGGCTGGCTATAGCATGCATCCTCGCCATGAGGCCAAAGTACCTAGTACTTGACGAGCCCACCACCGGACTCGATGGGAGGGCTGTAAGGGGCCTAGTGAAAGTCATCAAGGGACTCGTGGAAGAGGGACATGGCGTGATACTCGTTACCCACGACATGGAACTCGTTTTGGAGCTCGCCGACCGGGTGATGCTCTTAAGGGAGGGCAGGGTAACCTTCGACGGGCCTGTCGACGAATTCTTCTCCCTCGACCTTGAAAGCCTCGGCCTGGAGAAGCCGGAGCTCCTTAAGATAGCCGAAGAAGCAGGCATTGGCTTCGTCAGAACCGTTGATGACGTCGCGAGGCTGATAACATGA
- a CDS encoding energy-coupling factor transporter transmembrane component T family protein, translating into MMHTMYVEKDSPLHSLDPRVKVISTALLTIIVILTTHPVFSPLMFLTIALGLRILGGIKVGYQLRVLKPLLPLFLLTFAIWPFIIDPWKRGVLVGIGYTFRLASMALLALGLLMTTTQKDLILGLVKLGLPYELGLATTMALRYIPTLYALTQNIMDAQKSRGLELEKGKFLERMRKMAAIVIPLIALTIKTAHELSIAMESRGFGASKKRTFLRDIKMQRNDYLALSLVTILAIIYLYLHLSLGLGSFSP; encoded by the coding sequence ATGATGCACACGATGTACGTTGAGAAGGACTCCCCTCTCCACTCTCTCGATCCGAGGGTTAAGGTTATCTCAACTGCTCTCCTAACAATTATAGTCATACTAACAACCCACCCCGTATTTTCTCCCTTGATGTTCCTTACAATCGCTCTAGGGCTCCGCATCCTCGGAGGGATAAAGGTCGGCTATCAGCTAAGGGTTCTCAAGCCCCTTCTTCCCCTTTTTCTCCTAACCTTTGCCATATGGCCCTTCATAATAGACCCGTGGAAGAGGGGAGTCCTCGTTGGCATCGGCTACACCTTCAGGCTGGCCTCCATGGCCCTCCTTGCCTTAGGTCTTCTTATGACGACTACCCAGAAGGATCTAATACTCGGCCTCGTGAAGCTGGGCCTCCCCTATGAGCTCGGGCTCGCCACCACGATGGCCCTCCGCTACATCCCGACACTCTACGCCCTCACCCAGAACATCATGGATGCCCAGAAGAGCAGAGGGCTTGAGCTTGAAAAGGGAAAGTTCCTTGAGAGAATGAGGAAGATGGCGGCCATCGTAATTCCCCTGATAGCCCTGACCATAAAGACTGCCCACGAGCTCAGCATAGCAATGGAAAGCAGGGGCTTCGGTGCATCAAAGAAGAGGACGTTCCTGAGAGACATAAAGATGCAGAGAAATGACTACCTAGCACTATCTCTCGTAACAATCCTTGCAATCATCTACCTTTACCTCCACCTTTCCCTCGGTCTTGGGAGCTTCTCCCCATAA
- a CDS encoding DUF63 family protein, whose product MLDVLRDFLWEYFVRPMYTREGYNPVNTLVYALIFGFAVIYTYRYIIRPLRIKVDERLFLAVTPMVVFGATVRALVDGGVLEPNPWILTPGIFFTAFFLILPALIADAKLETYPRITIGWGTLLALWANYLLVTNARCWEPYILTLIHTAISWAAVFTLYRFRPFEKLYLYPTLAHYFDIASTVVAIDIYGYREVHWIENHLVRALGPYAYYPWITLILVTVYYGLKYLVPDKEERNFWYLAIYILGLGPAIRDPAQMVLQIVCG is encoded by the coding sequence ATGTTAGATGTCTTACGGGACTTCCTTTGGGAGTACTTTGTGAGGCCCATGTACACGAGAGAAGGCTACAACCCCGTAAACACCCTTGTCTATGCCCTGATTTTTGGCTTCGCCGTCATATACACGTACAGATACATAATAAGGCCTCTGAGAATTAAGGTGGATGAGAGGCTCTTCCTGGCGGTTACGCCAATGGTGGTCTTTGGAGCCACCGTGAGGGCCCTCGTGGATGGGGGTGTTCTGGAGCCCAACCCTTGGATACTCACCCCTGGAATATTCTTCACGGCCTTCTTTCTCATCCTCCCTGCCCTAATTGCCGATGCCAAGCTGGAAACGTATCCAAGGATTACAATCGGGTGGGGCACTCTCCTGGCTCTCTGGGCGAACTACCTCCTTGTAACGAACGCGAGGTGCTGGGAGCCTTACATCCTAACGCTAATCCACACGGCAATCAGCTGGGCCGCCGTCTTTACCCTCTACAGGTTTAGGCCCTTTGAGAAACTCTACTTATACCCCACTCTTGCCCACTACTTCGACATAGCCTCCACCGTCGTAGCGATAGATATTTACGGGTACAGGGAGGTCCACTGGATTGAGAACCACCTCGTGAGGGCTCTCGGCCCCTATGCCTACTATCCTTGGATAACCCTCATCCTCGTGACCGTTTACTACGGCCTCAAATACTTGGTTCCTGATAAAGAGGAGAGGAATTTCTGGTATCTGGCCATATATATTCTTGGCCTTGGACCGGCCATACGCGACCCCGCTCAAATGGTGTTGCAGATAGTCTGTGGATGA
- the nucS gene encoding endonuclease NucS, whose protein sequence is MRKAEVRMEPTPKELAELFDLARKLEGMLIIFARCRVHYEGRAKSELGEGDRIIMIKPDGSFLIHQKKKREPVNWQPPGSKVRLELRNVPTIVSVRRKPREILEVELLETYMVSAFFAEDYEALKLSGSEAEMAALIFSNPDVIEPGFKPLFREKPVRHGIVDVLGVDKEGNLVVLELKRRKADLHAVSQLKRYVEALREENPGKIVRGILVAPSITAGAQRLLEKEGLEFRRMEPPKRKEKRKSRQKTLDFL, encoded by the coding sequence ATGAGAAAGGCAGAGGTGAGGATGGAGCCAACACCAAAGGAGCTCGCTGAGCTTTTTGACCTCGCCAGGAAGCTCGAGGGAATGCTTATCATCTTTGCGAGGTGCCGCGTTCATTACGAGGGAAGGGCCAAGAGCGAGCTAGGGGAAGGGGACAGGATCATCATGATAAAGCCGGACGGGAGCTTCTTAATTCACCAGAAAAAGAAGAGAGAGCCTGTGAATTGGCAACCACCAGGGAGCAAGGTGAGGCTTGAGCTCAGGAATGTCCCGACAATCGTCAGTGTGAGGAGGAAGCCCAGAGAGATTCTGGAAGTTGAGCTCCTAGAGACATACATGGTATCCGCATTCTTCGCCGAAGATTACGAGGCCCTTAAGCTTTCGGGCAGCGAGGCCGAGATGGCGGCCCTTATATTTTCCAACCCAGATGTCATAGAGCCAGGATTCAAGCCACTCTTCAGGGAGAAGCCCGTGAGACACGGAATAGTGGACGTGCTTGGCGTTGACAAAGAGGGGAACCTTGTTGTCCTAGAGCTGAAGAGAAGGAAGGCGGATCTACACGCCGTCAGCCAGCTGAAAAGGTACGTGGAGGCTCTTAGGGAGGAGAACCCTGGCAAGATAGTTAGGGGGATTCTCGTGGCTCCCTCGATAACCGCCGGAGCCCAGAGACTCTTGGAGAAAGAGGGACTGGAGTTTAGGAGGATGGAGCCTCCAAAGAGGAAGGAGAAGAGAAAGAGCAGACAGAAAACGCTGGACTTCCTCTAG
- a CDS encoding DUF473 domain-containing protein: protein MELPILTGISRRTLDALMRNPYRTLEIRSARNYIVLESLREGDLVFLTYEALEDVTRGTEGMIARVLKIEKTHQRVLWEESDEREVSVCRVQLRLVGLGKVVEVEESFSGLRVRVREMMPHEMSMG from the coding sequence ATGGAGCTTCCCATCCTAACGGGCATCTCCCGCCGGACCCTTGATGCCCTAATGAGAAACCCCTACAGGACCCTTGAAATTAGGAGCGCCCGCAACTACATCGTTCTTGAAAGCCTGAGGGAAGGAGACCTAGTCTTCCTGACGTATGAGGCCCTCGAGGATGTAACAAGGGGAACCGAGGGGATGATAGCAAGGGTGCTTAAGATAGAGAAGACGCACCAGCGCGTCCTATGGGAGGAAAGCGACGAGAGGGAGGTGAGCGTCTGCAGGGTTCAACTCCGCCTCGTGGGTCTGGGAAAAGTCGTTGAAGTCGAGGAGTCCTTCTCCGGGCTTAGGGTTCGCGTGAGGGAGATGATGCCTCATGAGATGAGCATGGGCTAG
- a CDS encoding proteasome assembly chaperone family protein, which produces MVEKPVQIVLPKIGNPILIEGYPGIGLVGHIAANFLAKELGMEMIGYIESPFIPPMSLILEGKPNPPLRFYGKDNLIVAVADIYLPPTLVNEIAKEVVRYLKDSGAQRVISLGGMGVGMFKERMEVWGVGGGEEETKELEGLGVKLLQYGSITGMSGKLLWEASRAGLKAYVLLGETFGDRPDPRAAANVIEVLKKMLGIEVSTEPLIKEAEMIEEQLRRMHEEMEAARKKMERQYESMYL; this is translated from the coding sequence ATGGTTGAGAAGCCTGTCCAAATAGTCCTCCCCAAGATAGGGAATCCCATCCTAATAGAGGGCTACCCGGGGATAGGCCTTGTAGGCCACATAGCGGCGAACTTCCTCGCGAAGGAGCTTGGAATGGAGATGATAGGCTACATAGAGAGTCCCTTTATACCCCCGATGAGCCTGATACTGGAGGGGAAGCCTAACCCACCCCTACGCTTTTACGGGAAGGACAACTTGATAGTGGCCGTGGCTGATATCTACCTCCCACCGACCCTCGTGAACGAAATTGCGAAGGAGGTCGTGCGCTACCTGAAGGATAGCGGGGCCCAGCGCGTGATATCCTTGGGCGGTATGGGTGTTGGAATGTTCAAGGAGAGGATGGAAGTATGGGGGGTTGGGGGCGGTGAGGAAGAGACCAAAGAGCTGGAAGGCCTCGGCGTTAAGCTTCTCCAGTATGGCTCTATAACCGGGATGAGCGGGAAGCTTCTATGGGAGGCCAGTAGAGCTGGGCTGAAGGCCTACGTCCTGCTCGGTGAGACCTTTGGGGATAGGCCCGACCCAAGGGCCGCAGCCAACGTCATCGAGGTCCTCAAGAAGATGCTCGGTATAGAGGTCTCGACGGAGCCCCTCATTAAGGAGGCTGAGATGATAGAGGAGCAGTTGCGGAGGATGCACGAGGAGATGGAGGCAGCGAGGAAGAAGATGGAGAGGCAGTACGAGAGCATGTACCTGTGA
- a CDS encoding S-methyl-5'-thioadenosine phosphorylase: MPKIGIIGGSGVYGVFEPKETVKVHTPYGRPSAPVEIGEIEGVEVAFIPRHGKHHEFPPHEVPYRANIWALKELGVERVIGITAVGSLREEYKPGDIVIADQFIDFTKKREYTFYNGPRVAHVSMADPFCPELRRIFIEAAKELSLPLHEKGTYICIEGPRFSTRAESRMFRQFADIIGMTLIPEVNLARELGMCYVNVSTVTDYDVWAEKPVDAQEVIRVMKENEEKVQRLLKRAIPRIPEERTCGCADILKTAFV; this comes from the coding sequence ATGCCTAAGATAGGGATAATCGGAGGTTCCGGCGTCTATGGAGTTTTCGAGCCAAAGGAGACCGTGAAGGTGCACACTCCCTACGGCAGACCCTCAGCTCCAGTGGAAATAGGGGAGATAGAGGGAGTTGAAGTTGCATTCATCCCAAGACACGGCAAGCACCATGAGTTCCCACCCCACGAAGTCCCCTATAGGGCAAACATATGGGCCCTCAAGGAGCTCGGAGTGGAGAGAGTAATAGGCATAACAGCCGTCGGCTCCCTTAGGGAAGAGTACAAGCCGGGTGACATAGTGATTGCCGACCAGTTCATAGACTTCACCAAGAAGAGAGAGTACACCTTCTACAATGGGCCGCGCGTTGCCCACGTCAGCATGGCCGATCCCTTCTGCCCGGAGCTCAGGAGGATATTCATCGAAGCCGCCAAGGAGCTTAGCCTTCCCCTCCACGAGAAAGGCACCTATATTTGCATAGAGGGCCCACGCTTCTCCACGAGAGCCGAGAGCAGGATGTTCCGCCAGTTCGCCGACATAATAGGGATGACCCTCATCCCCGAGGTCAACCTCGCTAGGGAGCTTGGTATGTGCTACGTGAACGTTTCAACGGTCACGGACTACGACGTCTGGGCTGAGAAGCCCGTCGACGCCCAAGAAGTCATACGTGTCATGAAGGAGAACGAAGAAAAGGTTCAGAGGCTCCTCAAGAGGGCCATTCCGAGGATTCCGGAGGAAAGGACCTGCGGTTGTGCTGATATCCTCAAGACAGCTTTCGTTTAG